The window CTTATAAAAAGAGCTAACCCAGTTACGAATGACCTCAAGCCGAGCCAGTTTCCGCATCAGAAACAATTTAGGATTGTAAGTCAGACACTGGTAACTTTTCTGGCAGTAGTCAAATAATTTGCCCCATAAATTTTGAGACGTTTGAGTTAGAGCTGTCATAATCCTAAATACTCCTGTTAGGGTAAGAGTTGACTATGGCTAGATAACATGCAGCTACATTCTTTCCAGCCATGAATTTCATGGATGGTTTAAAGTCGTACTTGATGAATTAAGCGCAAATAATCGTTGAGAAGAAAGAGTCAGGACTTACGCCATTGGACTATTAGCCATACACTACCGACAGAGCTGATTTTTTGTATATTGCCTTTCACCCTTTTCTGGAAAGCTTAATCTAATCCAACCTCCGACTGCCAAGACACACCATGAGGTTTTAGAGATTCTTGACCAAGAGTTAATTTTTTAGAAGATAGTAACATGCTCGGAGAAACGACTTGACATCAGAACCACAGCACCAAGTTGAACTAGAGGGTGGAAGATGAGAAGGCTTAGTTCGTTGGTAGATACCTGAAACGAGTGTTCATGAAAGGAGAAATCTTAGATTGAGTTCCAAAATCATTTGAAGCATTTGCCTCTCTTCGACGCCACCCTTGTGCCAATTGTTTCGGAACTACTCCCAAATTCAATCATTCATTACCAGGTTGTTGCATTACGTCGTTTTTTTGAACCCTTCTATGCATATTAACTGAACTTAAGGGTATCCGCATACCCCCCCAATAGGTGATATTACCTGGGGCAAGTTTGCAAATTTTAAGGCTTTCATTAGATGACATCAGGGATTTGGCTATTTAGCCTCTCCGCCAAAGTCAACACAAGATAAGATTTTCTAATCTAAAATTAAATTACTCTGAGCAAGGTAAACTTTATGAATTTAAGGTTGGATTAAGGTGTCACGTTTGCAAAAACAAGCAGATGGCAGAAAGAAGCAAGCTGCTTTAGGTAGGACTCAGGCGAGATCGCACCGCGACAAATCTAAGAGCAACCGAGTGTCCTCCTCTCCTCCCCTATGGCGTCTAATTCATTACGGACACAACTACCGGACTCAAATCTGGCAGGCAATTGCGTGTTCAATTCTGAATAAAATCTTTGACTTAGCACCCCCTGTCTTAATTGGTGCGGCAGTGGATGTGGTGGTGAAGCAACAGGATTCTCTGATTGCTCAATGGGGGGTAAAAGATATTTTTGGGCAACTCCTGATCTTGAGTTTCCTGAGCTTCATCATTTGGGGATTGGAATCCATTTTTGAATATGCTTATGCTCGACTGTGGCGTAATCTCGCCCAGGCTATACAGCATGACTTGCGCTTAGATGCTTATGGGCATTTACAATCCCTGGAACTCGCTTATTTTGAGGACAGAAGTACTGGCAGGTTGATGTCAATCTTGAGTGATGACATCAATCAATTAGAGCGGTTTCTGGATGTGGGAGCCAATGATATTATCCAGGTCATCACAACAGCCATTGTGATTGGTGGAGCTTTCTATATCCTGGCTCCCAATGTGGCTTGGATGACGATTGTGCCAATACCTTTTATCCTTTGGGGTTCGATCGCCTTTCAGCGTCGGCTGGCTCCTCGTTACGCAGATGTCAGAGAAAAGGTGAGTCTGATTAATGGGCAATTAGCCAATAATTTAACCGGCATCACCACGATTAAAAGCTTTACCGCCGAAGAGTATGAATTAGGACGAATTGAAGCCCAAAGTGACGCTTATCGTGTCAGTAACAAGCGGGCGATCGCACTTTCTGCCGCCTTTATTCCCCTGATTCGGATGCTCATCTTGTTGGGCTTTACAGGGATTCTGCTCTACGGCGGCATGGATGTTGTGGCCGGTTCTCTGGAGGTGGGAACTTATAGTGTGTTGGTCTTCCTCACTCAGCGGTTGCTTTGGCCGTTGACCCGATTAGGCGAAACCCTCGATCAATATCAACGGGCGATGGCGTCCACCACCCGTGTGATGAATCTCCTGGATACTCCCATCGAAATCCATTCTGGGGACACGCCCTTGCAGGTAGAGCAGGTGCGGGGTGAGGTGTTGCTCAAAGAGGTAACCTTTGCTTACCATGACCGTGCGCCAGTGATTCACAATTTGTCCCTCCACATCGGAGCCGGTAAAACCATCGCCATTGTGGGTTCAACGGGTTCTGGTAAAAGCACTTTGGTTAAGTTATTATTGAGGCTATATGAAGTACAAAGGGGCACTATAACCCTTGACGGCATCGACCTACGACAGCTACGGCTGAAAGATTTGCGTCGGGCAATTGGCTTAGTGAGCCAAGATGTGTTTTTATTTCATGGTACGGTTTGGGAGAATATCGCCTATGGCACCTTCGATGCGACTCACGCCGAAGTAATGGCAGCCGCAGAGATTGCCGAAGCCCATGAATTTATCAGCCAACTGCCCCAAGGGTATGACACGATTGTTGGGGAACGGGGACAGAAACTGTCGGGAGGGCAACAGCAGCGGATTGCGATCGCCCGTGCCATATTGAAGAATCCCCCCATTCTGATCTTGGATGAAGCCACATCGGCGGTGGATAATGAGACAGAAGCCGCGATTCAACGCTCCTTAGAGAAGATTACGAAAAATCGGACAACCATTGCGATCGCCCATCGCCTCTCCACCGTCCGCAATGCCGATTGCATCTACGTCATGGAACACGGCAAATTAGTCGAACAAGG of the Allocoleopsis franciscana PCC 7113 genome contains:
- a CDS encoding ABC transporter ATP-binding protein; this translates as MSSSPPLWRLIHYGHNYRTQIWQAIACSILNKIFDLAPPVLIGAAVDVVVKQQDSLIAQWGVKDIFGQLLILSFLSFIIWGLESIFEYAYARLWRNLAQAIQHDLRLDAYGHLQSLELAYFEDRSTGRLMSILSDDINQLERFLDVGANDIIQVITTAIVIGGAFYILAPNVAWMTIVPIPFILWGSIAFQRRLAPRYADVREKVSLINGQLANNLTGITTIKSFTAEEYELGRIEAQSDAYRVSNKRAIALSAAFIPLIRMLILLGFTGILLYGGMDVVAGSLEVGTYSVLVFLTQRLLWPLTRLGETLDQYQRAMASTTRVMNLLDTPIEIHSGDTPLQVEQVRGEVLLKEVTFAYHDRAPVIHNLSLHIGAGKTIAIVGSTGSGKSTLVKLLLRLYEVQRGTITLDGIDLRQLRLKDLRRAIGLVSQDVFLFHGTVWENIAYGTFDATHAEVMAAAEIAEAHEFISQLPQGYDTIVGERGQKLSGGQQQRIAIARAILKNPPILILDEATSAVDNETEAAIQRSLEKITKNRTTIAIAHRLSTVRNADCIYVMEHGKLVEQGRHEQLLEQQGIYSSLWRVQSGIK